A DNA window from Falco peregrinus isolate bFalPer1 chromosome 8, bFalPer1.pri, whole genome shotgun sequence contains the following coding sequences:
- the LOC101919205 gene encoding protocadherin-10-like, whose translation MGAWAGSGRGQLFLRCLLFLLLAGPPAPRPAGGQLRYTVPEELEHGAFVANLGEDLGLDVSTLSARRFRIVSRAGARQHLEVNLENGILFVNERIDREEVCEAGGTCLLHLQLLVESPLELYRIEVEVLDINDHAPTFPWQEYVLEVAESAVLGARFPLESAQDPDVGTNSVHTYRLSPNSFFSLEVQTRSDASKFAELVLERALDREQQPAHRVLLTALDGGVPERSGTAHILVMVLDANDNVPAFDQPSYSVSLPEDAPAGTLVIQLNATDLDEGPNGEIEYSFSGHAPPRVRELFHIEPQSGQVLLKGPLDYERASLHELYVQAKDRGPSAVAVHCRVLVHLLDVNDNAPEVTLTSVSTPVLEDAPPGTVIAVISVLDRDSGDNGRVSCEVSPDVPFELRSSFRNYYTLVTTQALDREVVPEYNVSITARDMGSPALLTRSTLTVPVSDVNDNAPRFLQPSYSVYVMENNAPGASICSVSALDPDCQQNAYLSYSIADEHIHGMPVGTYVSINSDSGHMYALRSLDYEQIRSFQIQVQAQDAGFPPLSANVTVHIFVLDQNDNAPVIISPMPRNGSVATELVPRSARPGYLVGTVSAVDADAGLNSRLSYQLLQATDFTLFSVAPDTGELRTLRSFLEQDATQQRLVVQVRDGGQPALSATVSLLLSVVETMPQTLSDFSEFSLPPEASSSSPVTLYLLVSLGSISFTFLLAILILTAIRCRREQHSCQGDSCSLSRCHCCPRSRSSSDGLKTSNLMVQPPAGTTAATCLDVPGTGPPGYCYKVCLGPESAQSDFMFLKPCSPPRNNEKDPSKRSQLGHQLQVSKQIKQPNTDWLPPSTQQPALKSSQSLEDMGEIRRALQKEHERLCTLVTPVSEFQKASTGTNSIWTPQYSPLYPGHIEALDYQHNVYIPGTPTLLSSKDGPLFLSRENKNSFSTFGKRKKMTTYSDMHDSVVINNDLK comes from the exons ATGGGTGCCTGGGCAGGCTCCGGGCGGGGGCAGCTTTTCCTCCGCTGCCTCCTGTTCCTCCTGCTGGCCGGGCCCCCGGCACCGCGCCCGGCGGGTGGGCAGCTGCGCTACACCGTGCCGGAGGAGCTGGAGCACGGAGCCTTCGTGGCCAACCTGGGTGAGGACCTGGGGCTGGACGTGTCCACCCTGTCAGCGCGGCGGTTCCGCATCGTGTCACGGGCCGGGGCCAGGCAGCACCTGGAGGTGAACCTGGAGAACGGGATCCTCTTTGTGAACGAGAGGATTGACCGGGAGGAGGTGTGCGAGGCCGGGGGGACCTGCCTGCTCCACCTGCAGCTCCTCGTCGAAAGCCCTCTGGAGCTGTACCGCATCGAGGTGGAAGTGCTGGACATCAATGACCATGCGCCCACCTTCCCCTGGCAAGAGTAtgtgctggaggtggctgaatCCGCTGTACTTGGTGCCCGCTTCCCACTGGAGAGTGCCCAGGATCCTGATGTGGGTACCAATTCGGTGCACACCTATCGGCTCAGCCCCAACAGTTTCTTTTCGCTTGAGGTGCAGACACGCAGTGATGCCAGCAAGtttgcagagctggtgctggagcGTGCCCTTGACCGCGAGCAGCAACCCGCGCACCGGGTGCTGCTCACTGCTCTCGATGGCGGTGTCCCCGAGCGCTCAGGCACAGCTCATATCCTCGTCATGGTGCTGGATGCAAATGACAATGTGCCTGCCTTTGACCAGCCCTCCTATAGTGTGAGTCTTCCTGAAGATGCCCCTGCTGGAACCCTGGTCATCCAGCTCAATGCCACTGACCTGGATGAGGGCCCCAACGGGGAGATCGAGTACTCCTTCAGTGGGCATGCACCCCCGCGCGTCCGGGAGCTCTTCCACATAGAGCCCCAGAGTGGGCAGGTGCTGCTGAAGGGCCCTCTGGACTATGAGCGGGCAAGCCTCCACGAGCTCTACGTGCAAGCCAAGGACCGTGGACCCTCAGCTGTGGCCGTGCACTGCCGGGTACTTGTGCACCTCCTTGATGTGAATGACAATGCACCAGAGGTGACCCTCACCTCTGTGTCCACACCCGTGCTAGAGGATGCCCCACCAGGCACTGTCATTGCTGTCATCAGCGTTCTGGACCGGGACTCTGGGGACAATGGGCGTGTGAGCTGTGAGGTCAGCCCTGATGTACCATTTGAGCTCCGTTCTTCCTTCCGCAACTACTACACGCTGGTCACCACACAGGCACTGGATAGGGAGGTTGTGCCTGAGTATAATGTAAGCATCACAGCACGGGACATGGGCTCTCCAGCGCTGCTGACACGCAGCACCCTCACCGTCCCAGTGTCCGATGTGAACGACAATGCCCCACGCTTCCTCCAGCCTTCCTACAGCGTCTACGTGATGGAGAACAATGCACCAGGTGCCTCCATCTGCTCTGTCAGTGCACTGGACCCTGACTGCCAACAAAACGCCTATCTGTCCTACTCCATTGCTGATGAGCACATCCATGGCATGCCTGTGGGCACCTATGTGTCCATCAACTCAGACAGTGGGCACATGTATGCCCTGCGCTCCCTCGATTACGAGCAGATCCGCAGCTTCCAGATCCAGGTGCAAGCACAGGATGCGGGTTTCCCCCCACTCAGTGCCAATGTCACCGTCCACATCTTTGTGCTGGACCAGAATGACAATGCTCCAGTCATCATTTCCCCTATGCCACGCAATGGTTCCGTGGCCACCGAGCTGGTGCCGCGATCAGCCAGGCCTGGCTACCTTGTGGGCACGGTGTCCGCAGTGGATGCAGATGCGGGGCTGAACTCCCGCCTCTCCTACCAGCTCCTTCAGGCCACTGACTTCACCCTCTTCAGTGTGGCACCAGACACTGGCGAGCTGCGCACCCTCCGCTCTTTTCTGGAACAGGATGCAACCCAGCAGCGGCTGGTGGTGCAAGTGCGGGATGGTGGGCAGCCAGCTCTCTCTGCCACCGTGTccctcctgctttctgtggtggaGACCATGCCTCAGACTCTCTCCGACTTCAGCGAGTTCAGCCTCCCCCCTGAGGCCTCCTCATCCTCCCCAGTCACTCTCTACCTCCTTGTCTCCCTGGGCTCCATCTCTTTCACCTTCCTCCTTGCCATCCTCATCCTCACAGCCATTCGGTGCCGCAGAGAGCAGCACTCCTGCCAAGGTGACAGCTGCTCACTGTCCcgctgccactgctgccccagGTCCAGATCCTCCTCTGATGGCCTGAAGACATCCAACCTGATGGTGCagccccctgcagggaccacaGCTGCCACCTGCCTTGATGTGCCTGGGACTGGCCCCCCAGGCTACTGCTACAAGGTCTGCCTTGGTCCTGAGTCTGCCCAGAGTGACTTCATGTTCCTCaaaccctgcagccccccacggAACAACGAGAAGGACCCCAGTAAGCGGTCCCAGCTGGGCCACCAGCTTCAGGTCTCCAAGCAG ATCAAGCAGCCCAACACGGACTGGCTGCCTCCAAGCACACAGCAACCTGCCCTGAAGAG CTCCCAGAGCCTGGAGGACATGGGGGAAATCCGCAGAGCCCTCCAGAAGGAGCATGAGAGGCTGTGCACACTGGTGACCCCTGTCTCTG AGTTTCAGAAGGCTTCAACAGGCACCAACAGCATCTGGACACCCCAGTACAGCCCCTTGTACCCAGGGCACATCGAAGCCCTGGATTATCAGCACAATGTCTATATCCCTGGCACGCCCACCCTACTCTCCAGTAAAGACGGGCCCCTCTTCCTGAGCCGGGAGAACAAGAACAGCTTCTCCACCTTTggcaagaggaagaagatgacAACTTACAGTGACATGCATGACAGTGTGGTTATCAACAATGACCTGAAATAG